A genomic stretch from Chloroflexota bacterium includes:
- the leuS gene encoding leucine--tRNA ligase, whose product MTERGDRFDPKTYESGWRERWAADDLYRADDDDPRDKHYLLTMYPYPSGDLHIGHWYAATGPDIVARMRRMQGLNVMFPMGFDSFGLPAENAAIDRGVHPAEWTETNVERMRTQFRSMGCMFDWSREVVTSDPAYYRWTQWLFLQFFHAGLAYRAMSPVDWCPKDQVVLAREQVEGADRHCWRCGTPVIKRDLEQWFLRTTRYADELLDFSKIDWPEPIRLMQTNWIGRSEGAEVDFAVEADGVAPIRVFTTRPDTIFGATFMVLAPEHPAVAALTTDERRAEVEACVAAARRETEIERMGTERDRRGVFIGAFAIHPMTGERIPIWIADYVLPTYGTGAVMGVPAHDDRDYAFAKRYDLPIRYVVAPRDGRVREGGAFLPHTDDEVLVDSGDFTGMAASDAIAAITEELAERGQGQAAVTYRIRDWLISRQRYWGAPIPIVYCDEHGPQPVPEDQLPVLLPRDVDFAPTGVSPLQSHAEFLNASCPVCAGPARRETDTMDTFVDSAWYFLRYCSPHDETQAWDPVAVMRWMPVDLYTGGAEHAVLHLMYSRFFVKALRDMHHLDFDEPFTALRNQGQILGADHHRMSKSRGNVVNPDDLTSRFGSDTVRCFLMFIGPWDQGGPWNPSSIEGVHRFLGRVWAVAQASGSRPGNGETRGLRQATHRAIKEVGEDYAEFHFNTALSRLMELTNALGSARDDGLAGTDAYAEAVDALLLLLAPMAPHISEELWARRGKPYSIHQQAWPTFDPALVVSERIELPVQVDGKLRGRLSVSPDTAPEEIERLALASERVQAYLKGRAPRKVVQIPGRLVNIVTPGD is encoded by the coding sequence ATGACCGAGCGCGGCGATCGGTTCGATCCGAAGACCTACGAGTCTGGCTGGCGTGAGAGATGGGCCGCCGACGACCTGTATCGGGCCGATGACGACGACCCGCGGGACAAGCACTACCTGCTGACCATGTACCCCTACCCGTCTGGCGACCTGCACATCGGGCACTGGTATGCCGCCACCGGGCCGGACATCGTCGCGCGCATGCGTCGCATGCAGGGACTGAACGTCATGTTCCCGATGGGCTTCGACTCGTTCGGCCTGCCAGCCGAGAACGCGGCCATCGACCGTGGCGTGCATCCGGCGGAGTGGACCGAGACGAACGTCGAGCGGATGCGGACCCAGTTCCGCTCGATGGGCTGCATGTTCGACTGGTCGCGCGAGGTGGTCACCAGCGACCCGGCCTACTACCGCTGGACCCAGTGGCTCTTCCTGCAGTTCTTCCATGCCGGGCTGGCGTATCGGGCCATGTCGCCGGTCGACTGGTGCCCAAAGGACCAGGTGGTGCTGGCGCGCGAGCAGGTCGAGGGGGCCGATCGGCATTGCTGGCGCTGCGGGACGCCGGTCATCAAGCGTGACCTGGAACAGTGGTTCCTGCGCACGACCCGTTACGCGGACGAGCTGCTCGACTTCAGCAAGATCGACTGGCCGGAGCCGATTCGCCTGATGCAGACCAACTGGATCGGTCGCAGCGAGGGCGCCGAGGTCGACTTCGCAGTCGAGGCCGATGGGGTGGCCCCGATCCGCGTCTTCACCACCCGTCCCGACACCATCTTCGGGGCAACGTTCATGGTGCTTGCCCCGGAGCACCCGGCCGTCGCAGCCCTGACCACGGACGAGCGGCGTGCCGAGGTGGAGGCCTGCGTGGCGGCGGCCCGGCGCGAGACCGAGATCGAGCGGATGGGCACCGAGCGGGATCGGAGGGGGGTGTTCATCGGCGCATTCGCGATCCACCCGATGACGGGCGAGCGGATCCCGATCTGGATCGCCGACTACGTGCTGCCCACCTACGGGACCGGGGCGGTGATGGGGGTCCCCGCGCATGACGACCGCGACTACGCCTTCGCGAAGCGCTACGACCTGCCGATCCGCTACGTGGTCGCCCCCCGCGACGGTCGGGTGCGGGAGGGCGGGGCCTTCCTGCCGCACACCGATGACGAGGTGCTGGTCGACTCCGGCGACTTCACGGGCATGGCCGCGTCCGATGCGATCGCGGCCATCACCGAGGAGCTGGCCGAGCGCGGCCAGGGGCAGGCGGCGGTCACCTACCGCATCCGCGACTGGCTGATCAGCCGGCAGCGCTACTGGGGCGCACCGATCCCGATCGTGTACTGCGACGAGCACGGTCCGCAGCCGGTGCCGGAGGACCAGCTGCCGGTGCTGCTGCCGCGCGACGTGGACTTCGCGCCCACCGGGGTCAGCCCGCTGCAGTCCCACGCCGAGTTCCTGAACGCCTCGTGCCCGGTCTGCGCAGGACCGGCGCGGCGCGAGACGGACACGATGGACACCTTCGTCGACTCGGCGTGGTATTTCCTGCGCTACTGCTCGCCCCACGACGAGACGCAGGCCTGGGACCCGGTGGCGGTGATGCGCTGGATGCCGGTCGACCTGTACACCGGCGGTGCCGAGCACGCCGTGCTGCACCTGATGTACTCGCGCTTCTTCGTCAAGGCGCTGCGCGACATGCACCACCTCGATTTCGACGAGCCGTTCACCGCGCTGCGCAACCAGGGCCAGATCCTGGGCGCCGACCATCACCGCATGAGCAAGTCGCGCGGCAACGTGGTCAACCCAGACGACCTGACCTCGCGCTTCGGCTCGGACACGGTGCGCTGCTTCCTGATGTTCATCGGGCCGTGGGACCAGGGCGGGCCGTGGAACCCGTCGAGCATCGAGGGGGTGCATCGCTTCCTAGGCCGCGTCTGGGCGGTGGCCCAGGCCTCTGGCTCGCGGCCGGGCAACGGCGAGACGCGGGGCCTGCGGCAGGCCACCCATCGGGCCATCAAGGAGGTCGGCGAGGACTACGCCGAGTTCCACTTCAACACGGCGCTCTCCAGGCTGATGGAGCTGACCAATGCCCTTGGCAGTGCGCGTGACGACGGCCTGGCCGGGACCGATGCCTACGCCGAGGCGGTCGACGCGCTGCTCCTGCTGCTGGCGCCGATGGCGCCGCACATCAGCGAGGAGCTCTGGGCACGGCGCGGCAAGCCGTACAGCATCCACCAGCAAGCGTGGCCCACCTTCGACCCGGCGCTGGTCGTCTCTGAGAGGATCGAGCTGCCGGTGCAGGTGGATGGCAAGCTGCGCGGCCGGCTGTCGGTGTCGCCCGATACCGCTCCAGAGGAGATCGAGCGGCTGGCGCTGGCCAGCGAGCGGGTGCAGGCCTACCTGAAGGGACGCGCGCCGCGCAAGGTGGTGCAGATCCCGGGTCGGCTGGTGAACATCGTCACCCCCGGGGATTAG
- a CDS encoding GNAT family protein has product MTITESQPRTARDGRPWTLRPARPTDARALASLFADVRREGRWLVTPPSAVSQPSEAFYIGEMIRDASSLALVAEADGDVVGNVLVSVERSVVSDHVGTLSICVADGWRGVGIGSALVEATKSWAGERGLAKVALGVFPDNDRAIAVYEHTGFVREGLRRRQYRVPGGEYRDELLMAWFPEEGAPE; this is encoded by the coding sequence ATGACGATCACTGAGAGCCAGCCCCGGACGGCCAGGGATGGCCGGCCCTGGACGCTGCGCCCGGCACGCCCGACCGATGCGCGGGCGCTGGCGAGCCTGTTCGCCGACGTGCGCCGCGAGGGACGCTGGCTGGTGACGCCTCCGTCGGCGGTGAGCCAGCCGTCCGAGGCGTTCTACATCGGCGAGATGATCCGCGACGCGAGCAGCCTGGCGCTGGTGGCCGAGGCGGACGGCGACGTGGTCGGCAACGTGCTGGTCAGTGTCGAGCGCAGCGTGGTGAGCGACCACGTGGGCACCCTGTCGATCTGCGTGGCCGATGGCTGGCGCGGTGTGGGGATCGGTTCGGCGCTGGTCGAGGCAACCAAGAGCTGGGCGGGCGAGCGTGGCCTGGCCAAGGTTGCCCTGGGCGTCTTCCCGGACAATGACCGGGCGATCGCCGTGTACGAGCACACGGGATTCGTGCGGGAGGGGCTGCGCCGCCGCCAGTACCGCGTTCCGGGCGGCGAGTATCGCGACGAGCTGCTGATGGCCTGGTTCCCGGAAGAAGGAGCACCCGAATGA
- the holA gene encoding DNA polymerase III subunit delta, with amino-acid sequence MTLLFVHGDDDFGIDQSLTTFAARVDVAERTEITPERSPDEAAIDRARLESATVGMFGAHLVVLHQPIFAAGRSNAATDKLLALATELPDGAALALAELRPSRDAGRPPALLQRIVEAVVARGGTVEERATPRRNQLQGWIRAHAEGLGVAIEPRAAAVLAERIGGAIWESDIERGQQTRVADGELRKLATYAGARAITPADAEALVSDTRPASVFAITNAIDRREPAAAAAAIERAIGEGQPVLRILAALEGRIADLIVARDLGANGATPQELTRRVGRGNARMAERIAESARRYSGAELEGMLRGLFEADLSIKANEMEEEPALVAWLGEYLLATRPTRG; translated from the coding sequence ATGACACTCCTCTTCGTCCATGGCGATGACGATTTCGGGATCGACCAGTCGCTGACCACCTTCGCGGCGCGGGTGGATGTTGCGGAGCGCACCGAGATCACGCCCGAGCGCAGCCCTGATGAGGCTGCCATCGACCGAGCCCGGCTCGAGTCCGCCACGGTGGGCATGTTCGGCGCTCACCTGGTGGTGCTGCACCAGCCGATCTTCGCGGCTGGCCGCTCGAACGCGGCAACCGACAAGCTGTTGGCCCTCGCGACCGAGCTGCCCGACGGCGCGGCGCTGGCGCTGGCCGAGCTCCGGCCGTCCCGCGATGCCGGGCGTCCGCCGGCATTGCTGCAGCGGATCGTCGAGGCCGTGGTGGCGCGCGGCGGAACCGTCGAGGAACGGGCCACGCCCCGGCGCAACCAGCTGCAGGGCTGGATCCGCGCCCACGCCGAAGGCCTCGGCGTGGCGATCGAGCCGCGGGCCGCCGCGGTGCTGGCGGAGCGCATCGGCGGCGCCATCTGGGAATCGGACATCGAGCGCGGGCAGCAGACCAGGGTGGCGGACGGCGAGCTGCGCAAGCTGGCGACCTATGCGGGCGCACGCGCCATCACCCCCGCGGACGCCGAGGCGCTGGTCAGCGACACGCGACCGGCGAGCGTGTTCGCGATCACCAATGCCATCGACCGGCGCGAGCCGGCGGCCGCGGCGGCGGCGATCGAGCGGGCCATCGGCGAAGGGCAGCCTGTGCTCAGGATCCTGGCGGCGCTGGAGGGCAGGATCGCCGACCTGATCGTCGCCCGCGACCTGGGCGCCAACGGCGCCACGCCGCAGGAGCTGACCAGGCGGGTCGGGCGCGGCAACGCGCGCATGGCCGAGCGGATCGCGGAGTCGGCGCGACGCTACTCGGGGGCCGAGCTGGAGGGGATGCTGCGCGGTCTGTTCGAGGCCGACCTGTCGATCAAGGCCAACGAGATGGAGGAGGAGCCGGCGCTGGTCGCCTGGCTGGGGGAATACCTGCTGGCAACGCGTCCGACGCGCGGCTGA
- the rsfS gene encoding ribosome silencing factor, with protein sequence MDLASDRKAVDIVLLRTTEVTTMADYFVICTGRSDRQLQVLANGIIDELRDDGIRPLGVEGRGAARWVLLDYGAVIVHLFAPDEREFYGLERLWSNAAQVVRLV encoded by the coding sequence GTGGACCTCGCCTCCGACAGGAAGGCGGTCGACATCGTGCTGCTGCGGACGACCGAGGTGACCACCATGGCCGATTACTTCGTCATCTGCACCGGCCGCAGCGACCGTCAGCTCCAGGTGCTGGCCAACGGGATCATCGACGAGCTGCGCGACGACGGGATCCGTCCACTGGGCGTCGAGGGCCGCGGTGCCGCGCGCTGGGTGCTGCTTGACTACGGCGCGGTCATCGTCCACCTCTTCGCCCCCGATGAGCGCGAGTTCTACGGGCTCGAGCGGCTGTGGAGCAACGCGGCGCAGGTCGTCCGCCTGGTCTAA
- the nadD gene encoding nicotinate-nucleotide adenylyltransferase, whose product MARARQKPRARKVGILGGTFDPPHIGHLWLATLAADSLGLGHVLLMPAARPPHKGRTAISNAADRVMMTRLAISGDPGLDLSLVEMERPGPSYTVDSLAQLRAHLGKEVGLVLIMAADSFAEIETWREPDRLLELAEWAVGPRPGTPLPEREELRARFGSAAARIHLLDGPSLDLSSSDIRARVAAGRPIRYLVPRAVEELITARGLYRRKRP is encoded by the coding sequence GTGGCCCGAGCCAGGCAAAAGCCCCGAGCCAGGAAGGTCGGGATCCTGGGTGGCACATTCGACCCGCCGCACATCGGCCACCTCTGGCTGGCCACCCTGGCCGCCGACAGCCTGGGCCTCGGCCATGTCCTGCTGATGCCGGCCGCGCGTCCGCCGCACAAGGGCCGCACGGCCATCAGCAACGCAGCCGACCGGGTGATGATGACCCGGCTGGCGATCAGCGGCGATCCGGGGCTCGACCTGTCGCTGGTCGAGATGGAGCGCCCTGGCCCCTCCTACACGGTCGACTCGCTGGCGCAGCTCCGTGCCCACCTCGGCAAGGAGGTGGGGCTGGTCCTGATCATGGCCGCAGACTCGTTCGCGGAGATCGAGACCTGGCGTGAGCCGGATCGGCTGCTCGAGCTGGCGGAATGGGCGGTCGGTCCGCGTCCCGGGACGCCGCTGCCGGAACGCGAGGAATTGCGCGCGCGCTTCGGTTCGGCTGCAGCCCGCATCCACCTGCTGGATGGCCCGTCGCTCGACCTCAGCAGCTCCGACATCCGGGCTCGGGTGGCGGCGGGTCGCCCCATCCGCTACCTTGTCCCGCGGGCCGTCGAGGAGCTGATCACGGCCCGTGGCCTGTATCGAAGGAAGAGACCATAG
- a CDS encoding HDIG domain-containing metalloprotein codes for MAAVPTLAEAERLLASFDLPDGIVTHSRGVSRVAAEAARLLDAADVKVDPRLVAVAALLHDVDKPMTRGDGDRHGVLGARWMAERGYPELAEPIASHPIASLLDPSREPRGWASVAVAVADRHVAEAFVSIDERIDDQARRYPDYRADLELARAPAHAMQADLAAAAGLTVDELEARLRAAWAEGQAG; via the coding sequence ATGGCCGCCGTTCCCACTCTCGCCGAGGCCGAGCGGCTGCTTGCCTCCTTCGACCTTCCCGACGGGATCGTCACGCATTCGCGCGGCGTCAGTCGGGTCGCGGCCGAGGCGGCACGGCTCCTTGATGCGGCCGATGTCAAAGTTGATCCGCGCCTTGTCGCGGTCGCCGCCCTACTGCACGATGTTGACAAGCCCATGACCAGAGGCGACGGCGATCGTCACGGTGTGCTCGGGGCGCGGTGGATGGCCGAGCGCGGGTATCCGGAGCTGGCCGAGCCGATCGCGTCGCATCCCATCGCCAGCCTGCTCGATCCGTCACGCGAACCACGCGGCTGGGCCTCCGTGGCAGTGGCGGTGGCCGACCGGCACGTGGCGGAGGCCTTCGTCTCGATCGACGAGCGGATCGATGACCAGGCCCGCCGCTACCCCGACTACCGGGCCGATCTCGAGCTGGCCCGTGCCCCGGCGCACGCCATGCAGGCCGACCTCGCGGCCGCTGCCGGATTGACGGTGGACGAGCTCGAGGCGCGCCTGCGAGCTGCCTGGGCGGAGGGGCAGGCCGGATGA
- a CDS encoding helix-hairpin-helix domain-containing protein: protein MTIGDRIAIAALATALAAVGLGAWLLLGAGAAPSTPDEVLDPFGEPSASAVAVSSERLVVDVEGAVLRPGIIELPTGSRVADAIEAAGGYGPHVDLVAAAAQVNLAATLRDGQQIVVPLIGATAGGGGSGSGAGSVLVDLNSASPEELDALPGIGPVTVQKIVAARAEQPFSSLEEMVTRKVLTNAQVDKIRDLIIVG, encoded by the coding sequence ATGACGATTGGTGACCGGATCGCCATCGCCGCGCTGGCCACTGCCCTGGCGGCGGTGGGGCTCGGCGCGTGGCTGTTGCTGGGGGCCGGTGCGGCGCCGTCAACGCCAGACGAAGTGCTGGATCCCTTCGGCGAGCCCTCGGCCTCGGCGGTCGCGGTTTCGTCGGAGCGGCTGGTGGTGGACGTGGAGGGTGCAGTCCTGCGTCCGGGGATCATCGAGCTGCCGACAGGATCGCGCGTGGCGGACGCAATCGAGGCGGCCGGTGGCTACGGCCCCCACGTCGACCTGGTTGCGGCAGCGGCCCAGGTCAACCTGGCCGCCACCCTGCGCGACGGGCAGCAGATCGTCGTCCCGCTGATCGGCGCCACTGCGGGCGGTGGCGGATCCGGGAGCGGCGCTGGCAGCGTCCTGGTCGATCTGAACTCGGCGAGCCCTGAGGAGCTCGATGCGTTGCCCGGGATCGGTCCGGTCACCGTCCAGAAGATTGTCGCCGCGCGCGCCGAGCAACCGTTCAGTTCGCTCGAGGAGATGGTGACCCGCAAGGTTCTGACCAACGCCCAGGTGGACAAGATCCGCGATCTCATTATCGTCGGCTGA